The Nitrospinota bacterium genome contains the following window.
GAGGTAAGAGGGGGCGTCTTAATCATTCCTTTTCTCACGAGAAAGATATTTTCTCCACTACCTTCTGAAACATTTCCATTTGTATCCAACATAAGGGCCTCGTCATAACCATTCAATATTGCCTCTATCTTTGCCAATTGGGAATTCACATAGTTTCCGCATATCTTTGCCTTTGTCATTGTTATGTTGACGTGATGCCTTGTAAAAGAAGATGTCTTTACTCGAATCCCATTTGATAAACCTTCTTCTCCAAGATATGCACCCCAGGGCCAGACTGCAATAGCAACTTTAATGGGAATGCCAAGAAAGTTGATGCCCATATTCCCATAGCCAATATATATGATGGGTCTGATATAACATTCTTCTAATTGATTAATATTTATGGTTTCTCTAATTGCTTTTATTACATCGTTTTTAGAGAACGGGCTTTCAATACCTACTATATGGGCAGAATTGAACAGTCTATCAATATGTTCCATTAGTCTGAATATAGCTGGGCCTTTTTTTGTTTTATAGCATCTGATTCCTTCAAATACACCAAGACCATAGTGAAGGGTATGAGTCAATATATGAATCTTTGCGTCGGCCCAATCAACAAATTTACCATCCATCCATATCTTTTTGACTTCTTGCAAGGCGACTCTCCTTTTCATTTATTTTTTTAAATAAAAAAGAATTAAAAAATTACCACATGGCTTTTTTTAATGCAAGAAAATTATTTATAGATATATTATTTATCTAGTCATAAAACAAGGCAATAAAGATATTATTGCCTATCTTTATTTATTATTTTTATTGACTTTGAAGTTTTGATGTTATAATGTTTTAAACTTTATGGGCCGCTAGCTCAGGTGGTAGAGCAACGCCCTTTTAAGGCGTGGGTCGAAGGTTCGAGTCCTTCGCGGCTCACCAGCGTCCCCATCGTCTAGCCCGGCCAAGGACACCGCCCTTTCACGGCGGTAACGGGGGTTCAAATCCCCCTGGGGACGCCATTTACATTTATAAACTCTTCTAAATTAGTTCCCCCAAAAACAGCCATTATTAAATAACATACTTTCCTAGGCTTTTTTCGAAGAAGACTTTTCGTTGATAATCAAAGCCATTGTATAATGACTGAAGAAGTGTTATTATTTTTTTAATATAAAAATTTTAATATTTTCTCAAATTCATATGAATTTTATGAATAGAAAAAGTGGTAGATTATATTTAATCCTTTTTATAACTCTTTTAACAATCATTTCCTGTGCTGGGACTACAGGACCAAAGGTATCAGAGCAGGAGTTTCTTCGTGAGAAGGAGATATTACAAAAGAAGGCAGAAGAATTCAAAAAGGCCCAGCAGGGAAAAGTAGGGAAGGTAGGTGAGAAGCTCCTTTTATATATTCAGAACCACCCACAAATAAGTTTCCATATGGTTGATGACCAGAGTGTTAATGCAGCGGCAACATTTAATAAGGTCTTTGTAACTTATGGCATGATGCGTTTTATAAAGACTGAGGATGAACTCGCCGTAGTTTTGGGACATGAACTCGCTCATATAACAAGGGGTCATCTCAAAAAGAGTATTACAAAAAATATTTTACTGGACATCCCCGTTTTGATTTTAGGGACCCTTGCTGAATCTCAGGTTAGTGGAACAGGACAGGTAGTTTCTATGCTGGGGGGTGCCTTTTCTCAGAAGTTCAACAGGGATTATGAAAGAGAAGCAGATGTTTATGGTCTTAAATATGCCTATGAGGCAGGTTATGACATAAAGGCAGGAGCAAGGATATGGGAGAGATTTGCCATTGAGGTTCCAAAGAGTCTGTCAAGAGACTTTTTTAGCAGTCATCCCTCCTCTCCAGAGCGATTGATAAGGATAAAAAAGGTTAGCAGCGCTTTACTATCGGGCCAAGGAATTGAGGGATTGGAAGAGAATCCTAAATAATATCGGCTTACTGAAATTTATAAGCGGGACCACCCCCGCCCTCAGGGGGGACCCAGTCTATTATTTCATAGGGGTCCATGATATCACATGTTTTACAATGGACACAGTTAGCAGGGTTAAGCTTTAATTCTTTTTCTCCGCTTTCTTCATTTTCAACAATCTCATAAACATTTGAAGGGCAAAAATACTGACACGGATTGCCGAATTC
Protein-coding sequences here:
- a CDS encoding M48 family metallopeptidase, which encodes MNRKSGRLYLILFITLLTIISCAGTTGPKVSEQEFLREKEILQKKAEEFKKAQQGKVGKVGEKLLLYIQNHPQISFHMVDDQSVNAAATFNKVFVTYGMMRFIKTEDELAVVLGHELAHITRGHLKKSITKNILLDIPVLILGTLAESQVSGTGQVVSMLGGAFSQKFNRDYEREADVYGLKYAYEAGYDIKAGARIWERFAIEVPKSLSRDFFSSHPSSPERLIRIKKVSSALLSGQGIEGLEENPK
- a CDS encoding branched-chain amino acid transaminase, with translation MQEVKKIWMDGKFVDWADAKIHILTHTLHYGLGVFEGIRCYKTKKGPAIFRLMEHIDRLFNSAHIVGIESPFSKNDVIKAIRETININQLEECYIRPIIYIGYGNMGINFLGIPIKVAIAVWPWGAYLGEEGLSNGIRVKTSSFTRHHVNITMTKAKICGNYVNSQLAKIEAILNGYDEALMLDTNGNVSEGSGENIFLVRKGMIKTPPLTSVLEGITRDSIIELSKFLNIPLKEEPFSRDELYIADEAFFTGTAAELTPIRQVDNRDIGTGKPGPTTKKLQQAFFDVVQGKDEHHEHWLTYI